In the genome of Nonomuraea sp. NBC_00507, the window GGGGTGACGATCCTGCCTCGCATGCTTTGTGCCAACCCGCCCGAGGGAGCGGCGATCCTCCCCCTCCCTGGAGAGGGCCGCGTCGTCGAGGCGGCCATCCGCTCCGGCACGGACGCGCATCCGCGGGTGGCCGCCGCCCTCTCAGCCCTCGCGGCCCTGCCCGCGGTCAGCGCGGGGGCGGGGACGTGATGACCTTCACCTTCTCGGACGTACCGCGTGAGCCGTGGTGGGCCTCGGTGGAGGCCCCGCAAATGATCGACGCCGGCCGTGGACAGCCGGACAGGCGTAACCCGCCATGACCGGAAATACCTGATCACGCTAGGGTTATGGCTGTTGACGTTGGGCGCGCCCTGAGGGATTCGAACCCCCGACCGTCGGATGAGAAGCAAGATCCTTTAGTGCCATCACGTGCCGTTGAGTGATGGTTTGTGCCGTCTCAGCGCGTTTTACGTGCCAGGCCGTGCCGGGCCCTGACGGCGCATGACGGGGCGTACGAGCACACACCGAGCACGGCGGACACCCTGATGTGGTCATTGCAGGTGGCGCCACACATTGAATTCAGCACCGCACCCGAGCGCACGTTGCGGATGAGCGTGCTCGCCGCCTTCGCCGAGGGCTCACTGGCCCGGCTGTCACAGGTCGTCGCCCGACTGGAGAAACGCGGCTGGGTGCGCCGCACACCCGACCCCGCCGACGGGCGCTTCACCCTGGCCATCCTCACCGACGCCGGCATGGACAAGGTCGTCGCCACCGCGCCCGGATACGTCGCCGAAGTCCGCCGACTGGTGTTCGACGCCCTCACCAAGGCGCAGCAGCGCCAGCTACGCGACAGCAGCCGCCGCATCCTGCGCGCCATCGACCCCAACGACCCCTGCCTCGACGGGCTGCCGTTCGACACCGCCTCCCCCGCGACCGCACACCCCACACCCGACCAATGACAATGCCGCCTGGCTGGCACCGCGACGCCAAGTTCCACCAAGGCATCAGGCGGGCGGCAACCACGGCCAGGTGCCCGCCACCGCGTCGTTTTGGAGTCCTTCACCGGGGAGGACTCGCCGATGGCCACCCTGCTGCTGAGCGTCATGGGCGCGTTCGCCGAGTTCGAGCGCGCCCTGATCCTCGAACGCCAACGAGAAGGCATCGCCGCGGCCAAACAGCGCGGCGCCGTACACCGGCCGCAAACCCGCGCTCACCGCCGAACAGGCGCAGCAGCTGCGAGAGCGCGCCGCCGCCGGCGAACGCAAATCCACACTAGCCAAAGACTTCGGCATCAGCCGCGAGACGGTCTACAGCTACCTCCGCCCGATCACCGCCACCGGCTGATCAACTGCTTAGCGTTGTTTTTGGGCTGGAAACTACGGGCGGGCCTCGTGACGGTGGATCAAGCACGCGGCCCGTTTCCGCCGTATTCCGGTGGCACCCCTACCATTGCTGCCGGAGTCAAGGTCTCGGTCGGCGTCGTGCACAAGACCGTGGCCAACGCCCAACAGGAACAGCTGTGCCCCCGGCTCGTCACGAGGGCAGGCGGTCGATGACCGTGGCGGCGTCGGCCTTGGAGCCCCTGACCGTCACCACGAGGTTGCTGACCCGGACCCATATGGTGTCCTTCTTCTGGAACGCCTCGTCCCCCAGGCCGTTCACCATTTTGAATGGCTTGCTTCTGTAATGGGCGAACATCGCCTTGGCTACGGCGATCCCGCTCTTGCCGCCCCACGCCGCTGCGTGCCGTACCGTGACGTCGCCGTGGTCGCACGAGGTCGCCGAGAGGGGCTTGCCGTCCTTCACCAGCGAGCACGCGTACGGCGCCGCGGCGAACCGTCCGTCCGACGGGTCGGCGACGGTCGGCGCCGACCGCGCCACGGCCTCCGCCACCCACAGCGCAGCCTTCCGCGCGTCGTCACGTTGCCGTGGGTCGTCCTGGGCGGGCTTGCCTTCGCGGAACCTGCCATATCGGACGATGATCACCACGTTACTGAGCCGGTAGCCCAGAACCGTGCTGGATGGCCCCAGGTCGTAGACGACCGACTCATCACCCACTCCCGGAAAGGAGTTCGTAGCCGGGTCGCGGGTCTTGGTCCGTCCGGCAGCCCACCACAGGTCAGCCGGTGGGTCCTGAAGATACGCGCGAGCTCGCGTGATGTCGGTGGCCAGATGAAAGCTGACTACGAGTTCGTAAGCCGACGCCGCCGGCAGGGAAGGAGCCGAAGGCCGCCAGACGCACGCCGGCCCGCTGTAGGCCCCAAGGGCGAACGGGACCAGCTGTTCCGACCGCTCAGCAGTGAGCAGGGCGCACGGATCGAGCACATGGGTGTACCTGCCGGGCCCGGTCTCCTGCGCGATGGACGCCTGCGGAGTGCGGGCGGCCTGGGAGGGCTTCACGGGCGGATCTGCCGAGCATGCAGCAGTGAGCAGCAGGAGGTATGCCGCGAGCAGCCGTACGCGCGTCATGAGAGACCCGCCACGATCCACCGGGCGGCCTGCTCGGCACGGGCCGGGTTCGTCGCCTCGATCCTGCCGATCAGGTTGGCCTTCCTGAAGATCACGGTGTTCCCGTCAGCGAGCGCCTCGTGCGCGATCCCCACGGTCACCGACTTGTCTGTCTTCCAGTGCGAGACCATCTCCTTCGCCTGAGCGATGCCGTCGCCTGCCGGACCCCGCCGGGGCGCCCAGAGCTGCACGACTAACCGTGGGTCCTTGAATAACGCTCCCCAATGGCAGCTGCTGGGATGGCTGCCCAGCGGCTGGATACTTCCGGCTTTCAGCTTCTTGATCTGTGCCGCGGTGAGCGTGGCGCAGGCCAGCGGTGTCTCCGTGAAAATCCCTGGAGGTGGCGCGGCGGTCCGTTCCGGCGGGCTCATCCGTTCGAACGCGGTAGCCATCCGCTTGCTCACCTCCACCGCGCCCCGGCGCAGACGGTTCGCGCTCACCCTGCCATCGATCCCGGTGTAGCCGACCTCCAGGAGGACGTTGCCGACGCGGAAGACGACCTCGACGCGCTCCAGCCGCTTAGTGGAAAGCCCCAACCGCTTCGAGGGAATGGTGAGGAAATCGACCTCATGAGCCTCATCGCCAACGCCCTCCAACGCGCGTGCCGCCGTTGTGGTCGCATCGCGCCTGTTAGCAGTCATCACTCCGATGGCGGGATCCGACCAGATCGTCAGCTCGGATGGACGTAAGTCGTCGGCGTGGCGCGTCCGGTAGATCTCATGCGTCTGCGCTGAGGTGCGGCTCCACGGTTCCACGTCCTTGTCGGTCCCATAAGTCTCGGGTAGTTGCTCGGAAGTCCAGGTAGACCCCTCCCCGTTCGGACCGACCGGCCGGACCTGGAGGCCCACGCCCCTTCCCGCCCAGACGCAGTGGATACCCTCATGCTCGACCTTGGCGTCCGGCACGAGCCGCTCGACCAGGCCGGCATCGACTACCGAGCAGAAGTCGATCGGAACGGGAAACCTCGGCTGGACTGCCCCCGGCAACGGGTTGAGCCACAGCAACAAAGCAATCATCAGCCGCACGACCCGGCACATTAGCCACCATCGGTATGTTCCGGGTATGTCGCTTCGGCCTTTCAGGAGGGCTGCACCTGACATCCAGCTCGGCGAAGCTCATCTTGGTGCTCGTGCGGGCGCCGAACCGGCGCAGCACCTCGGCTGGGTCGAGCCCGCGCAGCAAGGGCACGCAGTAGATCTCGCCGAGCAGGTCGCCCCGATCGCCGTACGGCGATCGCAGCCAGCGGAACGGTGCCAGCGCATCGATCGTCATTCCGGGATCTCGGCAGGCCCTCCAGCCCGCTCCACCCTGTCGCGCGCACCTGCTGTTCGAGAGTGACCTGCTGCCGCTGTAATCACGGATGGTCACTACCGTGCCTCTCGGCATCGAGAACTCGCGACAGGTGAATAGGCGACTCCACCAGTACCGAGGCCGAACAGGCCCTCGCCGCCGTGTGCACCAGAAGAAGAGCCAGGTCACGAGGGCCGCGCCGCGCCAGATCTGCAGGGCATGTCAGTGGCCGTGATGAGACCCTGGATGGCCCAGGCAAAGACCGTCATCCTCGAGATCGCTACATCGTTCCGCGTGGTGGACTTGCCCGTCGCCGCGGACGGGCGCTTCTCCTGCGGGTCTCTAACAGGCCTGGAGGCCTGGATGAAGATCGATTATGAGACGTGCAGGGCTCCTACCTGCGAACTGACACGCTGTGCAGATTCCTACTGACATCCCGCTGCAGATTCGCAAGCAGTCTGTCTCGACTCACCGAATCTGATGCATGAGCATGGCGCCGACCTGGAGTGCATCAGTTGTGCTGATCCACGGACAAGCCATGCGGCTCAGCGAAGCTGATGCACGCAGAAGATCGGGGTCAGCCGAGATAACAGGAATTCCGGCCGTGAGCGGATCTTGAACTCTCTGACCTGCGCAAATATCGAGGTACCGAGCCCCGTCGTGGGCTCGCGCCAGTCGCCCGTCAGAGTCACCCGTGCCCGCCGGCGGTCGCGAGTGACCGGAGCTTCCCGCCGTTGGCGTCGAGCCAGCGGGTCGTGTCCTCCAGCTTGCGGATCCGGTCGGCGACCTCGCCGAGCTCTGCCTTCCCGTTCAGCCAGCGGCCTCCTCGCGACAGAGCGCTACCGACGGCCCGGGCGAGGAGCAACCGGGGCAGCGCGTCGGCCTCGGCGGCGTCCAGCGGGCGGACCGAGGCGTACCCCCGGAGAAAGGCCGCCGTGCGGAGTTGCCAGTCGCGCGTCTCCAAGGCCCCGCTGTAGAACAGCGCCGCCGTTACGTCCTGGACCAGGAAGCCGACCCCGGCAAACTCGAAGTCAAGCAGCCCGCTCACCTCTCCGGTGTCCTCGTCGACCAGCACGTTCGAGGCCGCCAGGTCACCGTGGATGACCTGGGTCGGCAGCGCGCCGCCGCCCGCAAGCCACTCCTGCTCGACGCGGCGCGCCACGGCGTCGAGACGGGCGACCCGCTCCGCGCTGATCCCGGCAGCGCGCAGCTGACGGCAAAGGGCGCCAACGTGCGGCACGGCGGGGTGCGTCAGAGGATTACCGCGCCAGTGCCCCAGCCCGTCTTCTGGCGGCACGCCCAGCATCGCCTCGCCGAGCAGCCCGGCCGCCCGGCCGAAGCGCTCGAGTGCCGTCTGGCCCGTGAGGTCGGGCCGCACGCCGGGGATCCACCGGCAGACGGTCGCGGGCCCGGCCGCGGTCTCGATCACCGTGTCCCCGCTGAGCGCGGCGACTGGCTCAGGCACCTGGAAGGGAAGTCCGGCCTGCCGTAGCCACCGCAAGATCTGGTGCTCGGCGTCCACCTGCGCGGCGGACAGGGACTGGCTGACCTGGAGCACGAATCGGAGGTCCGCCTGGCGGAGCATGAACGTCTGGTTGTTGGTTCCCTGCTCGGCTCGGATGATCGTCGTGCCCGGGGGGAAACCCCACGCTGCAAGCAGCCGTGGCAGGAACTCGAGATCGGCGGGCGCGCTCACGCGCCAATTCTGGCGGCATACCCAGACCGGCGCGCAACCGGTTGGCCTGCCAGTAGGAGCGGAACGGCGAACCGGGTTTAGCGTCACATCCGTTGACACTGTAGGTCTGACCAGGCCAGTCTTGCCCAATGGCGGAGTCTGATGGTGTGCAGCGGGTCCGGAGATTCCTCGTGCATGAGCAGGGTCCGGTGTAGCCCTCGGGTCACTCCAGAGCGGCGGCCATCCGCCGGACCGCCTCGGCGATCAGGTCGGGTGAGGTCGCCAGGTTCAGGCGGACGAATCCGGCGCCGCCGGTGCCGAAGTTCGCGCCGGAGTTCAGAGCGACGCGACCGCGCGCCAGGAAGACGGCGGCCGGGTCGTCGCCCAGGTCCAGGGCCCGGCAGTCCAGCCAGGCCAGATAGGTGGCCTGGGCCGGCTGGTAGCGCACAGCGGGCAGATGTTCGGCCAGCAGGTCGACCAGCAGGCGGCGGTTGTCGTCAAGGCCGACCAGCAGCCCGTCGAGCCAAGCACACCCGTCTCGCAAGGCCGCTGCGTGGGCGATGTTGCCGATGTGGCTGGGGCCGTGACTGACCTCTTCAGGGATGCGGGCGAGGTCGTCAGCCGCGTCGGGGCCGGCGATGGCGAGGGCGGCCTTGAGACCCGCCAGGTTCCAGGCCTTGGACGCCGACATCAGTGATAGCCCGCTCTCCGCGCCGGGCACGCTCAGGTACGGCACGAAGGCCGCCCCTTGAGCCACGATCGGAGCGTGGATCTCATCAGCGACAACGCGGACCCCGTACGTCCGAGCCAACCGCGCGACGTCCGCCAGTTCGGCGGCGGTATGCATGGTCCCGGTCGGGTTATGTGGGCTGCACAGCAGGTAAACCGGGCGCGCCCGGCCGGCCGCGGCGCGCCCGAATGCGCCCTCCAGCACCTCGAAGTCGATTCGGCCGCCCGGATCCAGCGGCGCTTCGACGATGGGACGGCCCATGTTCTGAAGGAACTGGTAGAACGGTGGGTAGACAGGGCAGTTGACGACCACCGGATCGCTCCGTCCGGAGACCAGTTTGAGCATCTCGACGATGCCCAGCATCACGTCAGGAACGATTGCCGTGCGCTCCACCGCGAGCCCGTCCCAGTCCCACCGCTTGCTCGCGAATCCGGCCAGCGCCTCGGCGTACCCCGTCCCTACCGGATAGCCGGTATCTCCGAGCGCCACCGCGTCCAGGATCGCCTGCGCGACCGGCTCGGCCAGGAGAACGTCCATCTCGGCGACCCACAGAGGCAGCACGTCGTCCGGGTATGTACGCCACTTCATGCTCGTGCGACGCCGGAGCTGCTTCAAAGAGAGCTGACGCAGCGGATTGGCGACGCTCGTGGCAATAGTGTCACGCGACATATCGTGCATGAGCGAAAGATAAGCGAAAAGCTGGGCGAATATCTTGCCTCTTGTGCCCGTTTAGGCTGGTTTCCTGGGAGAATTTCACACATGGACGTTGTGGATCGCAAGATTCTTGCTGAGCTGCAGAAGGACGGACGGTTGACCGTGACCGATCTGGCCGACCGGGTGCAGCTCAGCGTCTCCCGCTGCCAACGGCGCCTGCGCGAGCTGGAACGCACAGGCGTCATCCGCGGCTACCACGCCGTCGTGAACGCCGCCGCGCTCGGTCTCGGCTTCGAGGTTCTGGCCTTCGCCACCCTGCGCCAGGAGAATCAGGACACCCTCACCGCCTTTGACGAGGCCGTCGCCGCCATCCCGCACGTCGTGCAAGCGCAGCGCCTCTTCGGCGACCCTGACTACCTGCTGCGTGTGGTCGCCGCCGACCTCGCCGCGTATCAGCGTCTCTACGACGAGAAACTCGTGCGACTGCCGGGCGTGCAACGTCTAAGCTCCACCATCGTCATGAAACACGTCGTCGATACTCGCCCCCTTCCGGCACGCCCGTAACCTCCAGGAGCCGCGCGGACCATGTCGTACCACCACACCCAGATCACCATCTCGACGCGAAGCGGCACCTCTTCGGCCCGGCACGGCGATCCTGAGAGTGGGAAGCGCCGCAGCAAGGCGGGGTCGGCGATGCGCATCTCCAGGCGGGCGAGCTACTGGCCGAGGCACTGGTAGATGCCGTGGCTGAAGGTGAGCTACCCGCGAGCCCCGGCGGCGAGGTTCACCTCGTTGCCGGACAGGAACTGCGTGGGGTCCCAGTTGGCGGCGGCCGGG includes:
- a CDS encoding MarR family winged helix-turn-helix transcriptional regulator, which codes for MAPHIEFSTAPERTLRMSVLAAFAEGSLARLSQVVARLEKRGWVRRTPDPADGRFTLAILTDAGMDKVVATAPGYVAEVRRLVFDALTKAQQRQLRDSSRRILRAIDPNDPCLDGLPFDTASPATAHPTPDQ
- a CDS encoding recombinase family protein, yielding MESFTGEDSPMATLLLSVMGAFAEFERALILERQREGIAAAKQRGAVHRPQTRAHRRTGAAAARARRRRRTQIHTSQRLRHQPRDGLQLPPPDHRHRLINCLALFLGWKLRAGLVTVDQARGPFPPYSGGTPTIAAGVKVSVGVVHKTVANAQQEQLCPRLVTRAGGR
- a CDS encoding phosphotransferase enzyme family protein yields the protein MSAPADLEFLPRLLAAWGFPPGTTIIRAEQGTNNQTFMLRQADLRFVLQVSQSLSAAQVDAEHQILRWLRQAGLPFQVPEPVAALSGDTVIETAAGPATVCRWIPGVRPDLTGQTALERFGRAAGLLGEAMLGVPPEDGLGHWRGNPLTHPAVPHVGALCRQLRAAGISAERVARLDAVARRVEQEWLAGGGALPTQVIHGDLAASNVLVDEDTGEVSGLLDFEFAGVGFLVQDVTAALFYSGALETRDWQLRTAAFLRGYASVRPLDAAEADALPRLLLARAVGSALSRGGRWLNGKAELGEVADRIRKLEDTTRWLDANGGKLRSLATAGGHG
- a CDS encoding MalY/PatB family protein yields the protein MKWRTYPDDVLPLWVAEMDVLLAEPVAQAILDAVALGDTGYPVGTGYAEALAGFASKRWDWDGLAVERTAIVPDVMLGIVEMLKLVSGRSDPVVVNCPVYPPFYQFLQNMGRPIVEAPLDPGGRIDFEVLEGAFGRAAAGRARPVYLLCSPHNPTGTMHTAAELADVARLARTYGVRVVADEIHAPIVAQGAAFVPYLSVPGAESGLSLMSASKAWNLAGLKAALAIAGPDAADDLARIPEEVSHGPSHIGNIAHAAALRDGCAWLDGLLVGLDDNRRLLVDLLAEHLPAVRYQPAQATYLAWLDCRALDLGDDPAAVFLARGRVALNSGANFGTGGAGFVRLNLATSPDLIAEAVRRMAAALE
- a CDS encoding Lrp/AsnC family transcriptional regulator encodes the protein MDVVDRKILAELQKDGRLTVTDLADRVQLSVSRCQRRLRELERTGVIRGYHAVVNAAALGLGFEVLAFATLRQENQDTLTAFDEAVAAIPHVVQAQRLFGDPDYLLRVVAADLAAYQRLYDEKLVRLPGVQRLSSTIVMKHVVDTRPLPARP